One stretch of Gouania willdenowi chromosome 16, fGouWil2.1, whole genome shotgun sequence DNA includes these proteins:
- the hjv gene encoding hemojuvelin: METRCPWKRCIHFTLLLVQLGLPAVLGSCRIQRCNSDFVAATLDLGSSSTGSVPSTGGAAPNREAVNAGYCSALRSYATCTKRMERACRGNLAYHSAVQGIEDLLIQHRCPRAGPTAQPRPLPQGTLFGDACLYNSSFLSREGRPPQYLHCGVFGDPHVRTFNNDFHTCAVQGAWPIIDNEFLYVQATSAPASKGVHATVLTKITIIFKNWRQCIDQQLYQAELDNVPAAFSDGSVWSGERRGQRSLSVRTQSPGRHAEIHAAHIGTLLVVRQSGRSLGLSVRAPRGVVEAFGPEQDVQLCVFGCPDSQRLGGLRPPPPDTVAHCRALLPTPDVYQQACVFDVSSGDLNSSEAAVSALRDARSMIEDMNALHLSPVASAARPRFALLLLGILGALT; the protein is encoded by the exons ATGGAGACTCGGTGTCCATGGAAACGCTGCATCCACTTCACCTTGCTGCTGGTCCAGCTGGGTTTACCAGCAG TGCTAGGTTCCTGTCGGATCCAGAGGTGTAACTCAGACTTTGTGGCAGCGACGTTGGACctcggcagcagcagcacaggcaGTGTTCCATCAACAGGGGGTGCCGCCCCCAACAGAGAGGCGGTGAATGCAGGTTACTGCAGCGCCCTGCGCTCATACGCCACATGCACCAAGCGTATGGAGCGAGCGTGTCGCGGGAACCTTGCCTACCATTCGGCGGTCCAGGGCATTGAGGACCTGCTGATCCAGCACCGCTGTCCCCGAGCCGGACCCACCGCACAGCCTAGGCCGCTGCCCCAGGGCACACTGTTTGGGGATGCCTGCCTCTACAACAGCAGCTTCCTCAGCAGGGAGGGCCGCCCGCCACAGTACCTGCACTGCGGCGTGTTTGGAGACCCGCACGTCCGCACGTTCAACAACGACTTCCACACTTGTGCTgtgcagggggcgtggccaatcATTGATAATGAGTTCCTGTACGTGCAGGCGACAAGCGCACCGGCCAGTAAGGGAGTACACGCTACAGTGCTAACCAAG ATCACCATCATCTTTAAGAACTGGCGTCAGTGCATCGATCAGCAGCTCTACCAGGCCGAGCTGGACAATGTTCCCGCCGCCTTCTCTGACGGCTCGGTCTGGAGCGGTGAGCGCCGAGGTCAGCGCAGCCTGTCGGTTCGCACGCAGAGTCCGGGCCGACACGCAGAGATCCACGCGGCTCATATCGGAACGCTGCTGGTGGTGCGTCAGAGCGGTCGCTCGCTCGGCCTGTCGGTCCGCGCCCCTCGAGGCGTGGTGGAGGCCTTTGGGCCGGAGCAAGACGTCCAGCTGTGCGTGTTCGGCTGCCCGGACTCGCAGAGACTCGGCGGGCTCCGCCCGCCTCCACCCGACACCGTGGCCCACTGCAGGGCGCTGCTGCCCACGCCGGACGTCTACCAGCAGGCCTGTGTGTTCGACGTCTCCAGTGGAGACCTGAACTCCAGCGAGGCTGCGGTCAGCGCCCTGAGGGACGCCCGGAGCATGATCGAGGACATGAATGCGCTTCACCTGTCGCCCGTTGCCTCGGCAGCTCGACCACGATTCGCTCTGCTGCTGCTCGGCATTCTGGGAGCTCTGACGTAA